A portion of the Punica granatum isolate Tunisia-2019 chromosome 7, ASM765513v2, whole genome shotgun sequence genome contains these proteins:
- the LOC116213127 gene encoding protein LATERAL ORGAN BOUNDARIES-like — MYSSSTMTSTYNSPCAACKFLRRKCLPGCIFAPYFPPEEPQKFANVHKIFGASNVAKLLNEIPPHQRDDAVSSLAYEAEARVRDPVYGCVGAISFLQRQVERLQKELDAANADLITYAHNNEIDPSTSIISTSVQQPAPSGFGGGVGFSRRSAYALPYPLP, encoded by the coding sequence ATGTACTCTTCGTCAACCATGACTAGTACTTACAACTCTCCATGTGCTGCGTGCAAGTTCCTTCGAAGGAAATGCTTGCCTGGCTGCATATTTGCGCCTTACTTCCCACCAGAGGAGCCCCAGAAGTTTGCAAACGTTCACAAGATATTTGGTGCGAGTAATGTGGCCAAGCTCCTCAACGAGATCCCGCCTCACCAAAGAGATGATGCTGTGAGCTCACTTGCCTACGAGGCTGAGGCTAGGGTTAGGGATCCAGTCTACGGATGTGTCGGGGCCATCTCTTTCCTTCAGAGGCAGGTCGAGAGGCTCCAAAAGGAACTGGATGCAGCCAATGCAGATCTCATCACATACGCTCACAACAATGAGATTGATCCATCCACGTCAATAATTAGTACTTCAGTGCAACAACCAGCACCTTCTGGCTTCGGTGGTGGAGTAGGTTTCTCACGACGCTCCGCATATGCTCTTCCTTACCCTCTTCCATAG